A portion of the Polaribacter cellanae genome contains these proteins:
- a CDS encoding DUF6503 family protein, with product MKNLISLTILFTTIISFSQEITGNQLLEKAIEFHDPNGNWKTFKGELFVTMETPKGQSRESRIRINLPKQYFFVKAKRDKITTEYAIHKGDCSMAVNGNTKPSEELKKKHGLSCERAKRFKNYYTYLYGLPMKLKDKGTIIDKKVERKMFKGKKYLVLKATYNKEVGKDTWCFYFNSKTYAMEVYQFFKEAKDSGEYVLLSGLETINGVKMPKNRAWYYNKDNGYLGTDILSKTNN from the coding sequence ATGAAAAATCTAATCTCACTTACAATACTTTTTACCACAATAATTTCATTTTCACAAGAGATTACAGGAAATCAATTATTGGAAAAAGCCATTGAATTTCACGACCCAAATGGAAATTGGAAAACCTTTAAAGGCGAACTTTTTGTAACCATGGAAACTCCCAAAGGACAGTCAAGAGAAAGTAGAATTAGAATTAATTTACCTAAACAATACTTTTTTGTGAAAGCCAAAAGAGATAAGATTACTACAGAATACGCAATTCACAAAGGAGATTGTAGTATGGCAGTTAATGGTAATACAAAACCGTCTGAAGAACTTAAAAAGAAACATGGTTTAAGTTGTGAGCGTGCAAAACGCTTCAAAAATTATTACACATATTTATATGGTTTGCCAATGAAGTTGAAAGATAAAGGAACAATTATCGATAAAAAGGTAGAAAGAAAAATGTTCAAAGGAAAAAAGTATTTAGTTTTAAAAGCAACGTATAACAAAGAAGTTGGTAAAGATACTTGGTGCTTTTATTTTAATTCCAAAACGTATGCTATGGAAGTGTATCAATTTTTTAAAGAAGCAAAAGATAGTGGAGAATATGTTTTATTATCTGGTTTAGAAACGATTAATGGTGTAAAAATGCCCAAAAATAGAGCTTGGTATTATAATAAAGATAATGGTTATTTAGGAACGGATATTTTGTCGAAAACAAATAATTAA
- the hflX gene encoding GTPase HflX, with protein sequence MIDAKEAISEKAVLIGIITQLQDEEKSEEYLDELQFLTETAGGVPVKRFVQKMERPNPKTFLGTGKLDDVKAYIDAHNIGTAIFDDELSPAQLRNIEKILDCKILDRTNLILDIFAQRAQTSSAKTQVELAQHQYLLPRLTRLWTHLDKQKGGIGMRGPGETEIETDRRIINDRIALLKKKLKTIDKQMAVQRKNRGKMVRVALVGYTNVGKSTLMNVISKSDVFAENKLFATLDTTVRKVVIKNIPFLMTDTVGFIRKLPTQLVESFKSTLDEVREADLLLHVVDISHPNFEDHIASVNTILDDIKCADKPTLMVFNKIDAYEHETIEEDDLVTEKNKEHYTLQDWKKTWMNDKEVESIFISALNKENLEDFKEKTYEEVKKIHIQRFPYNDFLYYEYKGEE encoded by the coding sequence ATGATAGACGCAAAAGAAGCCATTTCCGAAAAAGCTGTGTTAATTGGTATTATTACACAACTTCAAGACGAAGAAAAATCGGAAGAATATTTAGATGAATTACAATTTTTAACAGAAACTGCAGGTGGAGTTCCTGTAAAACGTTTTGTTCAAAAAATGGAAAGACCCAACCCTAAAACTTTTTTAGGAACAGGTAAATTAGACGATGTAAAAGCATATATAGATGCTCATAATATAGGAACCGCCATTTTCGATGACGAATTATCGCCAGCGCAATTAAGAAATATCGAAAAAATTCTCGATTGTAAAATCTTAGACAGAACCAATTTAATTTTAGATATTTTCGCACAAAGAGCACAAACAAGTTCTGCAAAAACCCAAGTAGAGTTGGCGCAACATCAATATTTATTACCAAGATTAACCCGACTTTGGACGCACTTAGATAAGCAAAAAGGAGGAATTGGAATGCGTGGACCTGGAGAAACAGAAATAGAAACAGATAGGCGTATTATTAACGATAGAATTGCGCTCTTAAAAAAGAAGCTAAAAACGATTGATAAGCAAATGGCTGTACAACGCAAAAACCGTGGAAAAATGGTGCGAGTTGCGTTGGTGGGTTATACAAACGTTGGAAAATCTACGTTAATGAATGTAATTAGTAAAAGCGATGTTTTTGCAGAAAACAAACTCTTTGCAACTTTAGATACCACTGTTCGTAAAGTGGTTATTAAAAATATTCCTTTTTTAATGACAGATACTGTTGGTTTTATTAGAAAATTACCAACACAATTGGTAGAATCTTTTAAATCTACCTTAGATGAAGTTCGCGAAGCAGATTTATTATTGCATGTGGTAGATATTTCTCACCCAAATTTTGAAGATCATATTGCTTCTGTAAATACCATTCTAGATGATATTAAATGTGCAGACAAACCAACTTTAATGGTGTTTAATAAGATTGATGCTTACGAGCATGAAACTATAGAAGAAGACGATTTGGTAACCGAAAAAAACAAAGAACATTACACTTTACAAGATTGGAAAAAAACGTGGATGAACGACAAAGAGGTAGAATCTATTTTTATTTCTGCCTTAAACAAAGAGAATTTAGAAGATTTTAAGGAGAAAACATACGAAGAAGTAAAGAAAATTCACATTCAACGTTTTCCTTATAACGACTTTTTGTATTATGAGTATAAAGGAGAGGAGTAG
- a CDS encoding CNNM domain-containing protein, giving the protein MTLLIIFATISIFFSFLCSILEAVLLSITPTFINLKKSEGLDYANQLETFKKDVDKPLIAILTINTIAHTVGAILVGVQAKVAYAEMYGTEAKTILGLKITEDVMVGIVSTIMTILILVASEIIPKTIGATYWKQLANFTSKALKVMIFPLKYTGILWILQLTTKLIGGKGHGSILSRESFLVMADMAEKEGVFKENESKVIRNLLGFKEIKVNDVMTPRVVLEIADETQTIEDFYKEHKKLRFSRIPVFSENPDAVTGYFLKDDMLEALINKKGNETLASIKRNILVTDRELSIPDLFDKLIKEKEHIALVVDEYGSVSGIVSQEDVIETLLGLEIMDESDSVADLQALARKSWENRAKRMGIIEEENLE; this is encoded by the coding sequence ATGACATTACTAATAATTTTTGCTACCATTTCTATATTTTTCTCTTTTCTGTGTTCTATTTTAGAAGCAGTTTTATTGAGTATTACTCCTACTTTTATCAACCTTAAAAAGAGTGAAGGATTAGATTATGCAAATCAATTAGAAACTTTTAAAAAGGATGTAGATAAACCTTTAATTGCTATTTTAACCATAAATACGATTGCACACACAGTTGGTGCGATTTTAGTTGGTGTGCAAGCAAAAGTTGCCTATGCAGAAATGTATGGAACAGAAGCAAAAACCATTTTGGGTTTAAAAATCACTGAAGATGTAATGGTTGGAATTGTTTCTACAATTATGACGATTTTAATATTAGTGGCTTCAGAAATTATACCAAAAACTATTGGTGCAACTTATTGGAAACAGTTGGCTAATTTTACCTCGAAAGCCTTAAAAGTAATGATTTTTCCACTAAAATACACTGGTATTCTTTGGATTTTACAATTAACTACAAAGCTAATTGGCGGAAAGGGTCATGGAAGTATTTTAAGTAGAGAAAGCTTTTTAGTGATGGCAGATATGGCTGAAAAAGAAGGTGTTTTTAAAGAAAATGAAAGCAAGGTAATTAGAAATTTATTGGGCTTTAAAGAGATAAAAGTAAATGATGTAATGACGCCAAGAGTTGTTCTAGAAATTGCGGATGAAACCCAAACGATTGAAGATTTTTACAAAGAACATAAAAAATTGCGTTTTTCTAGAATTCCTGTTTTTTCTGAAAATCCAGATGCTGTTACTGGTTATTTTCTAAAAGATGATATGCTAGAAGCCTTAATAAATAAAAAAGGAAACGAAACTTTGGCTTCCATAAAAAGAAATATTTTAGTGACTGATAGAGAATTATCTATCCCAGATTTGTTCGATAAATTAATCAAAGAAAAAGAACATATTGCCTTGGTTGTAGATGAATATGGTTCTGTAAGTGGTATTGTTTCTCAGGAAGACGTAATTGAAACTTTACTAGGTTTAGAAATTATGGACGAGAGCGATTCTGTGGCAGATTTACAAGCTTTAGCAAGAAAGTCTTGGGAAAATCGTGCAAAAAGAATGGGAATTATTGAGGAAGAAAATCTTGAATAA
- a CDS encoding endonuclease/exonuclease/phosphatase family protein, with translation MFPSISSKKQSEKITTIAFYNVENLFDTIDDPKTLDNDYTNEGKYKWTNKRYRIKIKKLGSVISQLGMNRSKNPPAIVGLVEVENAKVVDDLVNSSNLKKHPYGFVHHDSPDERGIDVALLYNKHAFELLGSKTYVLEIENEPGVRDYTRDVLKVTGNLHGELVHILVNHWPSRRDGPETTEYKRIKAAELNRSIIAKITAQSFDAKIIIMGDFNDNPNSVSLQILANNDFTNPMKKLLHKEKYGTTTYNKKWNLFDQILFSKNFLEKKDHKLYFKHAEVFNKKWLKVFKGKLKGSPFRTYIGPWYQGGFSDHFPVYAFLKKED, from the coding sequence ATGTTTCCATCTATTTCGTCTAAAAAACAAAGTGAAAAAATTACAACCATCGCATTTTATAATGTCGAGAATTTGTTTGATACTATTGATGATCCAAAAACTTTAGATAACGATTATACAAATGAAGGAAAATACAAGTGGACGAATAAACGCTACAGAATAAAAATTAAAAAATTGGGTTCTGTAATTTCTCAATTAGGAATGAATCGTTCTAAAAACCCTCCTGCAATTGTTGGTTTGGTGGAAGTTGAAAATGCAAAAGTGGTGGATGATTTGGTAAATTCTTCCAACTTAAAAAAACATCCATATGGATTTGTGCATCACGATTCTCCAGACGAAAGAGGAATTGATGTCGCTCTTTTATACAACAAACACGCTTTTGAACTTTTGGGGTCGAAAACTTATGTTTTAGAGATAGAAAATGAGCCTGGTGTTAGAGATTATACAAGAGATGTTTTAAAAGTTACTGGAAATTTACATGGAGAGTTGGTTCATATTTTAGTAAATCATTGGCCTTCGAGAAGAGATGGCCCAGAGACTACTGAATATAAAAGAATAAAAGCTGCAGAACTTAATAGAAGTATTATTGCGAAAATTACTGCACAAAGTTTTGATGCTAAAATTATAATTATGGGCGATTTTAATGATAATCCAAACAGTGTTAGTTTACAAATTTTGGCTAACAACGATTTTACAAATCCGATGAAAAAGTTGCTACACAAAGAAAAATACGGAACTACTACTTATAATAAAAAGTGGAATTTGTTCGATCAAATTTTGTTTTCTAAGAATTTTTTAGAAAAAAAAGATCACAAACTTTATTTTAAACATGCAGAAGTTTTTAATAAAAAATGGCTAAAAGTATTTAAAGGAAAATTAAAAGGAAGTCCTTTTAGAACTTATATTGGTCCTTGGTACCAAGGTGGTTTTTCGGATCATTTCCCTGTATATGCATTTTTGAAAAAAGAAGATTAG
- a CDS encoding alpha-L-fucosidase gives MKKCLGLFVFLLSIVSCNTSREELPKTSSTIAIDADDTKDSIIFKAAHVVPTKNQYEALKNEYIAFIHFGPNTFTRMEWGNGMEDPKIFDLKNLDTDQWCKTMKDAQMKMVIITVKHHDGFVLWQSRYTKHGIMSTGFRDGKGDILKELSASCQKYGLKLGVYLSPADLYQIENKEGLYGNLSKYTDRVIPRKVGGRPFKNKTTFTFNVDDYNEYFLNQLFELLTEYGPIHEVWFDGAHPKRKGGQKYNYIAWKELISTLAPEAVVFGKQDIRWCGNESGATRNTEWNVIPYENNPHAMNSFADITGKDIGSREKLYKAKFLHYQQAETNTSIREGWFYRDEDKQKVRSADDVFDMYERSVGGNSTFLLNIPPNREGKFSSEDVRVLEEVGQRIKETYGTNLFSDASGAEDALDNDTTTYELLNSKKKEIIIKTKNNITINRLVLKEAIVTHSERVEKHVVDAWVNNAWKEIVSATNIGYKRILRFPEVTSNKFRIRVLESRLSPAISIITAHYYKTRPPQLSITRNLDGLVSLQPKKHKFGWKPHGEDTSKNINSGIEIRYTIDGSVPNKTSKIYKEPFLVTSGEVKALAFSKDKKGSVVSRKIGILKKKWKVLNEDSWASTHVGEFAIDENSTTFWMSNEKGKSHFIEIDLGEEYTLKAFGYTPQTKNSNGMIEQGVVKVSSNGKTWKTYENFEFGNLINDPTPRIHYFKKEITTRFVRIESKTIAGNKKQASIAELNFYK, from the coding sequence ATGAAAAAATGTCTCGGATTATTTGTCTTTCTTTTAAGCATAGTATCTTGTAATACCTCAAGAGAAGAGTTGCCTAAAACAAGTTCTACAATTGCAATTGATGCAGATGATACGAAAGACTCTATTATTTTTAAAGCCGCACATGTTGTACCAACTAAAAATCAATACGAAGCTTTAAAAAACGAATACATTGCGTTTATTCATTTTGGTCCCAATACATTTACACGAATGGAATGGGGAAATGGAATGGAAGATCCTAAAATTTTCGACCTTAAAAATTTAGACACAGATCAATGGTGTAAAACGATGAAAGATGCACAAATGAAAATGGTAATTATTACTGTTAAACATCATGATGGTTTTGTATTGTGGCAAAGTCGTTATACAAAACATGGTATTATGTCTACTGGTTTTAGAGATGGGAAAGGAGATATTTTAAAAGAATTGTCTGCTTCTTGCCAGAAATACGGCTTAAAATTAGGCGTGTATTTATCACCAGCAGATTTATATCAAATTGAAAACAAAGAAGGTCTTTATGGAAATTTAAGCAAGTATACAGATCGTGTAATTCCAAGAAAGGTTGGAGGTCGTCCATTCAAAAATAAAACAACTTTTACTTTTAATGTAGATGATTATAATGAGTATTTCTTAAACCAATTATTCGAATTATTAACAGAGTATGGCCCAATCCACGAAGTTTGGTTTGATGGAGCGCATCCAAAACGAAAAGGAGGACAAAAATACAATTACATCGCTTGGAAAGAATTAATTTCAACCTTAGCTCCAGAAGCTGTTGTTTTTGGAAAACAAGATATTCGTTGGTGTGGAAATGAATCTGGAGCAACAAGAAATACAGAGTGGAATGTAATTCCGTATGAAAACAATCCTCATGCAATGAATAGTTTCGCAGACATTACAGGGAAAGATATTGGTAGTAGAGAAAAATTATATAAAGCCAAATTTTTACACTATCAGCAAGCAGAAACAAATACCTCCATTCGAGAAGGCTGGTTTTATAGAGATGAAGACAAGCAAAAAGTAAGAAGTGCAGACGATGTTTTTGATATGTACGAACGTTCTGTAGGAGGTAATTCAACTTTTTTATTAAACATTCCACCAAATAGAGAAGGTAAATTTTCCTCTGAAGATGTAAGGGTTTTAGAAGAAGTTGGGCAACGAATTAAAGAAACGTATGGAACAAATTTATTTTCAGATGCTTCAGGTGCAGAAGATGCATTAGATAACGACACAACTACATACGAATTGTTAAATTCAAAGAAAAAAGAAATTATTATTAAAACGAAAAATAATATAACTATAAATCGCTTAGTTCTTAAAGAAGCAATTGTTACACATAGCGAACGCGTAGAAAAACATGTAGTGGATGCTTGGGTAAATAATGCTTGGAAAGAAATTGTTTCGGCTACAAATATTGGTTATAAGCGAATTTTACGTTTTCCAGAAGTAACATCAAACAAGTTTAGAATCCGCGTTTTGGAATCTCGTTTAAGTCCTGCAATTTCTATTATTACAGCACATTATTATAAAACGCGTCCACCACAGTTAAGTATTACAAGAAATTTGGATGGTTTGGTGAGTCTTCAACCTAAAAAACACAAATTTGGCTGGAAACCACATGGAGAAGATACTTCAAAAAATATAAATTCGGGAATAGAAATTAGATATACTATAGATGGAAGTGTTCCTAACAAAACTTCAAAAATTTATAAAGAACCATTTTTAGTAACTTCAGGAGAAGTAAAAGCATTGGCTTTTTCAAAAGATAAAAAAGGAAGTGTTGTTTCAAGAAAAATAGGAATTCTAAAAAAGAAATGGAAAGTTTTAAACGAAGATAGCTGGGCATCTACTCATGTTGGAGAATTTGCAATCGACGAAAATTCAACTACTTTTTGGATGTCGAATGAAAAAGGAAAATCGCATTTTATTGAAATTGATTTAGGCGAAGAATACACCTTAAAAGCGTTTGGTTACACTCCGCAAACTAAAAATTCAAACGGAATGATAGAACAAGGAGTTGTAAAAGTTAGCAGTAATGGTAAAACTTGGAAAACTTACGAAAATTTCGAGTTTGGAAACTTAATAAACGACCCAACACCAAGAATTCATTATTTTAAAAAAGAAATAACTACACGCTTTGTAAGAATAGAATCTAAAACAATTGCAGGAAATAAAAAACAAGCTTCCATTGCTGAATTAAATTTTTATAAATAA
- a CDS encoding alpha-L-fucosidase — MKKAVNILVVLLIAQSVFAQSNYQPTKENLEARQEFQNDKFGMFIHWGVYSILGDAEWVMTNQNIKVNRYELLPSFFNPIDFDAKKIVKLAKDAGMKYITITTKHHDGFAMYHSKVSKYNIVDNTPFKRDIFRELEQECENQGIKLYAYYSQLDWHHKDYFPRGYTGNGVGRPESGDWENYLKYQDAQIKELAENYNIAGFWFDGFWDVLKEKGRTPETRKAGEDRWKIEQTYKMIHDVNPKLLIGNNHHLAPFEGEDFQMFEKDLPGKNTTGFGGLSIGDLPLETCETINHSWGFNLQDDKHKSVNALIKYVIKAAGNNANFLLNVGPMPNGEIQKEHIMRLKAVGAWLKKNGETIYGTRGGIIPATDNYVSTQKNKILYLHVLNNKIEKLNIDDFKERIKKVVLFEDKSRVKFNLKKGQLVINLPEFDKNTVDTIIEITLR; from the coding sequence ATGAAAAAAGCCGTAAATATTTTAGTAGTATTACTTATAGCTCAATCTGTATTTGCACAGAGCAATTACCAACCAACTAAAGAAAATTTAGAGGCAAGGCAAGAATTTCAAAACGATAAGTTTGGTATGTTTATTCATTGGGGAGTGTATAGTATTTTAGGAGACGCAGAGTGGGTTATGACAAACCAAAATATTAAAGTAAATCGTTACGAATTATTACCATCTTTTTTTAATCCTATAGATTTCGATGCTAAAAAAATAGTAAAATTAGCCAAAGATGCAGGTATGAAATATATTACAATTACCACAAAACATCATGATGGTTTTGCGATGTATCATTCTAAAGTATCGAAATATAACATTGTGGATAACACACCTTTTAAAAGGGATATTTTTAGAGAATTAGAGCAAGAATGCGAAAACCAAGGAATAAAATTATACGCTTATTACTCTCAGTTAGATTGGCATCATAAAGATTATTTTCCAAGAGGTTACACAGGAAATGGAGTGGGTAGACCAGAATCTGGAGATTGGGAAAATTACCTAAAATACCAAGATGCTCAAATTAAAGAATTGGCAGAAAATTATAACATTGCTGGTTTTTGGTTCGATGGATTTTGGGATGTTTTAAAAGAAAAAGGACGCACACCAGAAACCAGAAAAGCAGGAGAAGATCGATGGAAAATCGAACAAACTTATAAAATGATTCACGATGTAAATCCTAAATTATTAATTGGAAACAACCATCACTTAGCACCTTTTGAAGGGGAAGACTTTCAAATGTTCGAGAAAGATTTACCAGGAAAAAATACTACTGGCTTTGGAGGTTTAAGTATTGGAGATTTGCCATTAGAAACTTGCGAAACGATTAATCATTCTTGGGGGTTTAACCTTCAGGACGATAAACACAAATCTGTAAACGCTTTAATTAAATATGTAATTAAAGCTGCTGGAAATAACGCCAATTTCTTACTAAATGTGGGACCAATGCCAAATGGAGAAATTCAAAAAGAACATATTATGCGTTTAAAAGCAGTTGGAGCATGGTTAAAAAAAAATGGCGAAACAATTTATGGAACTCGTGGAGGAATTATTCCTGCAACAGACAATTATGTTTCCACTCAAAAGAACAAAATACTTTATTTACATGTTTTAAATAATAAAATAGAAAAATTAAATATTGATGATTTTAAAGAACGCATTAAAAAAGTAGTTTTATTTGAAGATAAAAGTAGGGTTAAATTCAACCTTAAAAAAGGACAATTAGTAATTAACCTTCCTGAATTTGATAAAAATACTGTTGATACAATTATAGAAATTACATTAAGATAA
- a CDS encoding chloride channel protein, translating into MSAKNKILKKILKWKYKHISNQQFTNISSAVIGLLAGLGAVTLKNFTHFIQHLLEEDFIKEIHTAFYFIFPILGLFIVLLIVKYIIKKKVGHGIPSTLYAISKQKGMMPKHQMWASIFTAPLTVGFGGSVGLEGPTVATGAALGSNFARLFRLNQTTKTLLIGAAAAGAMSSIFKAPIAAIVFAVEIFSLELTLASMVPLLLASITAILTSYFFLGDDVLLHFDLKDKFLLIDVPFYILLGVFSATISVYFSKIYFLIADLFKKTKNVYKRLLVGGILLGILVYIVPPLFGEGYETINNILRGNVTPIINTNIFNFVADNILTVIVFLIGLILLKIVAASLTFGAGGIGGIFAPTLFTGSITGYVFATFINYTNLFTHKLLVVNYAMVGMAGLMAGVLLAPLTAIFLIAEITGGYELFVPLMIVASISFIITKRYIPHNIYAAQLAKRGELITHNKDKNVLMLMQIEDLIETNFKSILLEMNLGELLTNNVAKSSRNIYPVVDEENHFLGIVLLDDIRSMMFNRELYEKIKVADIMKSAPEVIFSEDKLEVVMQKFKQSNAWNLPVVNNSKYVGFISKSKLLTAYRNKLIEVTS; encoded by the coding sequence ATGTCAGCAAAAAATAAAATTCTAAAAAAAATTCTAAAATGGAAATATAAGCATATTTCCAATCAGCAATTTACTAATATTTCCAGTGCAGTAATTGGTTTATTGGCAGGTTTAGGAGCAGTAACTTTAAAGAATTTTACGCATTTTATTCAGCATTTATTAGAAGAAGATTTTATTAAAGAAATACACACAGCGTTTTATTTTATTTTTCCAATTTTAGGGCTTTTTATTGTTCTTTTAATTGTTAAATATATTATTAAGAAAAAAGTAGGTCATGGTATTCCTTCTACATTGTATGCAATTTCCAAACAAAAAGGAATGATGCCAAAACATCAAATGTGGGCATCAATTTTTACAGCACCATTAACTGTTGGTTTTGGGGGTTCTGTTGGTTTAGAGGGGCCAACAGTAGCTACAGGAGCTGCTTTAGGATCTAATTTTGCACGACTTTTTCGTTTAAATCAAACAACAAAAACGTTATTAATTGGTGCAGCAGCAGCAGGAGCCATGTCTTCTATTTTTAAAGCACCAATTGCAGCAATTGTTTTTGCCGTAGAAATTTTTAGCTTAGAATTAACATTGGCCTCTATGGTTCCTTTATTATTAGCATCTATAACTGCAATTTTAACTTCTTATTTCTTTTTAGGAGATGATGTTTTACTACATTTCGATTTAAAAGATAAATTTTTATTAATAGACGTTCCTTTTTATATTTTATTGGGTGTTTTTTCTGCAACAATTTCTGTTTATTTTAGTAAAATATATTTCTTAATAGCAGATTTATTTAAGAAAACTAAAAATGTTTACAAACGTTTATTGGTTGGTGGAATCTTATTAGGCATACTCGTCTATATAGTACCTCCATTATTTGGTGAAGGTTACGAAACGATTAATAATATTTTAAGAGGAAACGTTACTCCGATTATAAATACAAACATTTTTAATTTTGTTGCAGACAATATTTTAACGGTTATTGTATTTTTAATAGGGTTAATTCTCTTAAAAATTGTTGCAGCTTCTTTAACTTTTGGGGCAGGTGGTATTGGAGGTATTTTTGCTCCAACACTTTTTACGGGCAGTATTACTGGTTATGTTTTTGCAACTTTTATTAATTATACCAATTTATTTACTCATAAATTATTAGTAGTAAATTATGCTATGGTAGGTATGGCTGGTTTAATGGCAGGTGTACTATTGGCGCCATTAACCGCTATTTTTTTAATAGCAGAAATTACAGGAGGTTACGAACTATTTGTACCTTTAATGATTGTTGCTTCAATCTCTTTTATAATTACCAAAAGATACATTCCGCATAATATTTATGCAGCACAATTGGCAAAAAGAGGAGAACTTATTACACATAATAAAGATAAAAATGTGCTAATGCTAATGCAAATTGAAGATTTAATAGAAACGAATTTTAAATCGATACTATTAGAAATGAATTTGGGCGAACTATTAACAAATAACGTCGCAAAATCGAGCAGAAATATATACCCTGTTGTAGATGAAGAAAACCATTTTTTAGGCATTGTTCTTTTAGACGACATTAGATCTATGATGTTTAATAGAGAATTGTATGAGAAAATTAAAGTTGCAGATATTATGAAATCTGCTCCAGAAGTTATTTTTAGTGAAGATAAACTAGAGGTTGTTATGCAAAAATTTAAACAAAGTAATGCATGGAATTTACCTGTAGTAAATAATTCTAAATACGTTGGTTTTATTTCAAAATCGAAACTATTAACAGCTTATAGGAATAAGTTAATTGAAGTAACCTCGTAA
- the glpQ gene encoding glycerophosphodiester phosphodiesterase, with amino-acid sequence MKSILLFLIGLLFISCSETKKQPVMNKKVVIAHRGASGYLPEHTMEAKAMAYAMNPDFIEQDLVLSKDNVPIVIHDIYLDDVTDVATKFPSKKREDNRYYVIDFTFEELQTLAVSERFNPKTGEQFYKNRFPKGKGNFKLHSFQQEIEMIQGLNKATGKNIGIYPEIKEPEFHKKEGKNLTKIVLKILADYGYKTKKDNCILQCFDAKELERIRKELKSNLFLVQLMEFPEEAKNLKHFARYADGIGPWYKQILDKKVDGKWQFTPLVSKAHQLGLKVHPYTFRADQLDEFNSFEEMMQTLLIDANVDGAFTDFPDKLLLFLQL; translated from the coding sequence ATGAAATCAATTTTATTATTTTTAATAGGTTTGCTATTCATTTCTTGTAGTGAAACTAAAAAACAACCTGTTATGAACAAAAAAGTAGTAATTGCTCACAGAGGCGCTTCTGGCTATTTACCTGAACATACCATGGAAGCAAAGGCTATGGCTTATGCAATGAATCCCGATTTTATCGAGCAAGATTTGGTGCTGAGTAAAGATAATGTTCCTATTGTAATTCATGATATTTATTTGGATGATGTTACAGATGTTGCCACAAAATTTCCTAGCAAAAAAAGGGAAGATAACCGTTATTATGTAATTGATTTTACCTTTGAAGAGCTACAAACTTTAGCAGTTTCCGAACGTTTTAACCCTAAAACTGGCGAACAATTTTACAAAAACCGATTTCCAAAAGGAAAAGGAAATTTTAAACTACATTCTTTTCAACAAGAAATAGAAATGATACAAGGTTTAAATAAAGCTACTGGAAAAAATATTGGGATTTATCCAGAAATTAAAGAACCTGAATTTCATAAAAAAGAAGGAAAGAATCTAACTAAAATTGTTTTAAAAATACTTGCGGATTATGGTTACAAAACCAAAAAAGATAATTGTATTTTACAATGTTTCGATGCCAAAGAATTAGAAAGAATTCGCAAAGAATTAAAGTCTAATTTATTTTTGGTACAATTAATGGAATTTCCAGAAGAGGCTAAAAATTTAAAACATTTTGCAAGGTATGCAGATGGAATTGGCCCTTGGTACAAACAAATTCTAGACAAAAAAGTGGATGGTAAATGGCAATTTACCCCTTTAGTTTCTAAGGCGCATCAATTAGGTTTAAAAGTGCATCCTTACACCTTTAGAGCAGACCAATTAGATGAATTTAATTCGTTTGAAGAAATGATGCAAACCTTGTTAATTGATGCAAATGTCGACGGCGCTTTTACTGATTTTCCTGACAAATTACTTCTTTTTTTACAACTATAA